One region of Micromonospora ureilytica genomic DNA includes:
- the paaD gene encoding 1,2-phenylacetyl-CoA epoxidase subunit PaaD produces the protein MVNPRDAAASVVDPEIRVITIDELGILRAVEEDPTSGRVTVTITPTYTGCPAMDVIRADIRRALTAAGHPDAEVQTVYSPPWSTDWISEGGRAKLAAAGIAPPAPVPTAGVVSLTLAVRCPQCGSPETEQVSRFGSTACKALWRCRSCSEPFDHLKAL, from the coding sequence CTGGTGAACCCCAGAGACGCGGCCGCGTCGGTGGTGGACCCGGAGATCCGGGTCATCACCATCGACGAGCTGGGCATCCTGCGGGCGGTCGAGGAGGACCCGACCAGTGGCCGGGTCACCGTCACCATCACCCCGACCTACACCGGCTGCCCGGCGATGGACGTGATCCGGGCCGACATCCGCCGCGCGCTCACCGCTGCCGGCCATCCGGACGCCGAGGTCCAGACCGTCTACAGCCCACCGTGGAGCACCGACTGGATCTCCGAGGGTGGGCGGGCCAAGCTCGCCGCCGCCGGGATCGCCCCGCCGGCCCCGGTGCCCACCGCCGGCGTCGTGTCGCTGACGCTCGCGGTCCGCTGCCCGCAGTGCGGCTCGCCGGAGACCGAGCAGGTCAGCCGGTTCGGCTCCACCGCGTGCAAGGCGCTGTGGCGGTGCCGCTCCTGCTCCGAACCCTTCGACCACCTGAAGGCGCTGTGA